In Acidimicrobiales bacterium, one DNA window encodes the following:
- a CDS encoding acyl-CoA dehydrogenase family protein yields MDLLPSPEQDEIVAAVAALLAAELPTPPAGPAPDPAAGPPPLDRALWARCAGLGWFGLGLDPAAGGVGYGLAEEALVFREVGRHLAPGPFLPTVLGARVAVAAGVADIAGAILGGAAVVGLAELRDGRCTAEEVAGELDLYDCAGAELVLVATPEGAALVEPAALEAMEPVACLDPGTGMATARAPHVRPLAWVPGEVEPTFQRGAVLVAAMLSGVAEAARDLGAGHARERIQFGRPIGVHQAVKHACTDMAVRAEAAACQTFLAALTVEEGLDDAAFQVASAKVVAGDAALRNARANIQVHGGMGFTWEHGAHRLLKRAHLLGRLFGDRYHHLADLVALPAAH; encoded by the coding sequence ATGGACCTGCTTCCCTCTCCGGAACAAGACGAGATCGTCGCCGCGGTCGCGGCCCTGCTCGCCGCCGAGCTGCCCACCCCGCCCGCCGGCCCCGCGCCGGACCCGGCGGCGGGGCCCCCACCTCTCGACCGGGCGCTCTGGGCGAGGTGCGCGGGCCTGGGGTGGTTCGGCCTCGGCCTCGACCCGGCGGCGGGCGGCGTCGGCTACGGGCTGGCGGAGGAGGCGTTGGTGTTCCGGGAGGTCGGCCGGCACCTGGCGCCGGGGCCGTTCCTGCCGACCGTGCTGGGTGCCCGGGTCGCAGTGGCCGCCGGGGTCGCCGACATCGCGGGCGCCATCCTCGGCGGTGCGGCCGTCGTCGGCCTGGCCGAGCTGCGTGACGGTCGGTGCACCGCCGAGGAGGTGGCCGGCGAGCTCGACCTCTACGACTGCGCCGGGGCCGAGCTGGTGCTGGTCGCGACCCCGGAGGGCGCAGCCCTGGTGGAGCCGGCGGCGCTCGAGGCGATGGAGCCCGTCGCCTGCCTCGATCCCGGGACCGGCATGGCGACGGCGCGTGCCCCGCACGTCCGCCCGCTCGCCTGGGTGCCCGGCGAGGTCGAGCCGACCTTCCAGCGGGGCGCGGTGCTGGTGGCCGCCATGTTGAGCGGGGTGGCCGAGGCGGCGCGCGATCTGGGTGCGGGGCACGCCCGGGAGCGGATCCAGTTCGGCCGGCCGATCGGCGTGCACCAGGCGGTCAAGCATGCGTGCACCGACATGGCGGTGCGGGCCGAGGCCGCCGCGTGCCAGACGTTCCTCGCCGCCCTGACCGTCGAAGAGGGCCTGGACGACGCGGCGTTCCAGGTGGCGTCGGCCAAGGTCGTCGCCGGCGATGCCGCGCTGCGCAACGCCCGGGCGAACATCCAGGTGCACGGCGGGATGGGCTTCACGTGGGAGCACGGAGCCCACCGGTTGCTCAAGCGCGCCCACCTGCTCGGCCGGCTCTTCGGCGACCGCTACCACCACCTCGCCGACCTGGTCGCCCTGCCCGCGGCCCACTGA
- a CDS encoding acyl-CoA dehydrogenase family protein — protein MDLEVSPADATFHDEVRTWLHENAPSGPRPRGGTPMREFDLAWQRTQWDGGWAGVNWPVENGGRGLSLLQQVIWYEEYAKLGLPGIDTCFVGNSHAGPTLIARGSAAQRTTHLPPILRGEVVWAQGFSEPGAGSDLASLQTRATVDGDQLVVTGQKVWTSFADLADWQELLVRTDGDAPKHKGITWVICDMHSPGIEVRPIATIDGERHFAEVFYDEVRIPLANVVGDVDDGWSVAMSTLSFERGTAFTASQVNLAETVEHLIELARERIGPDGRRPAIEDDEIARRLATARAEVAALRAMTYAGVSRNARRTEPGPEGSILKLFYAETAQRVYRLAFDIIGREGLRGGPAGASRDWLHDYLQSYSLSIAGGTSEIMRNIIGERVLGLPR, from the coding sequence ATGGACCTAGAGGTCTCGCCCGCCGACGCGACCTTCCACGACGAGGTGCGCACCTGGCTCCACGAGAACGCTCCGTCGGGACCGCGGCCGCGCGGGGGGACACCGATGCGCGAGTTCGACCTCGCCTGGCAGCGCACGCAGTGGGACGGCGGCTGGGCGGGCGTCAACTGGCCGGTCGAGAACGGCGGGCGGGGCCTGTCGCTGCTGCAGCAGGTCATCTGGTACGAGGAGTACGCGAAGCTCGGGCTCCCCGGCATCGACACCTGCTTCGTCGGCAACAGCCACGCCGGTCCGACCCTGATCGCCCGGGGGTCCGCAGCTCAGAGGACCACCCACCTCCCGCCGATCCTCCGCGGTGAGGTCGTCTGGGCGCAGGGCTTCTCGGAACCGGGGGCCGGATCCGACCTCGCCTCGCTCCAGACCCGGGCGACGGTCGACGGCGACCAGCTCGTGGTCACGGGCCAGAAGGTCTGGACCAGCTTCGCCGACCTCGCCGACTGGCAGGAGCTGCTGGTGCGCACCGACGGGGACGCGCCGAAGCACAAGGGCATCACGTGGGTGATCTGCGACATGCACAGCCCGGGCATCGAGGTCCGGCCGATCGCCACCATCGACGGCGAGCGCCACTTCGCCGAGGTGTTCTATGACGAGGTGCGGATCCCGCTCGCCAACGTCGTCGGCGACGTCGACGACGGTTGGAGCGTCGCGATGTCCACCCTGTCCTTCGAGCGCGGCACGGCGTTCACCGCCAGCCAGGTGAACCTGGCCGAGACCGTCGAGCACCTCATCGAGCTGGCCAGGGAACGGATCGGTCCGGACGGCCGGCGGCCGGCGATCGAGGACGACGAGATCGCCCGCCGGCTGGCCACCGCCCGCGCCGAGGTCGCCGCCCTCCGGGCGATGACCTACGCCGGTGTCTCGCGCAACGCGCGGCGGACCGAGCCCGGCCCCGAGGGCTCGATCCTGAAGCTCTTCTACGCCGAGACGGCGCAGCGCGTGTACCGGCTCGCCTTCGACATCATCGGGCGTGAGGGACTGCGCGGTGGTCCGGCCGGCGCGTCGCGGGACTGGCTCCACGACTACCTGCAGTCGTACTCGTTGTCCATCGCCGGGGGGACCTCCGAGATCATGCGCAACATCATCGGCGAGCGCGTGCTCGGGCTGCCCCGCTGA
- a CDS encoding phosphotransferase family protein has protein sequence MTTALDDPERVRAALRDWIAERLPADRPAAVHGVEVSELASPGAGQSSETVLFSVSWREGRRDRTGRYVLRCQPRANQIFLDADVGREFRVLQALGAGSGVPVPPVLGAEPDPGVLGVPFFVMARVAGTVPQGKPSIHTVGWLPTLTAGRRARLWSGALDTLVAVHRVDWRSAHAFLLEPDGEETDLAGHVERLARWYRWVTGGRAFPVTDAALEHVVATAPTVSAGEPVLVWGDARVGNMIFRDDLSVAAAIDWELATIGPAGLDLGHWLFFDQLLTEASGVDRLAGFPDRATTIARYRERSGRPVDDVGWFETLAALFTATTVIRQADIGVGQGRLAPDTRLGHDNAITRVLARDLGLPLPELSRDWLAHRHAIPPIPPKRAAWT, from the coding sequence GTGACCACGGCCCTGGACGACCCCGAGCGGGTGCGGGCCGCCCTGCGGGACTGGATCGCCGAGCGCCTGCCCGCCGACCGGCCGGCGGCCGTGCACGGCGTCGAGGTGTCGGAGCTGGCCTCGCCGGGCGCCGGCCAATCCAGCGAGACCGTGCTGTTCTCGGTCAGCTGGCGCGAGGGGAGACGGGATCGCACGGGCCGCTATGTGCTGCGCTGCCAGCCCCGGGCCAACCAGATCTTCCTCGACGCCGACGTCGGGCGCGAGTTCCGGGTCCTGCAGGCGCTGGGGGCCGGTTCCGGGGTCCCCGTGCCGCCCGTGCTGGGGGCGGAGCCCGACCCGGGGGTGCTCGGCGTGCCGTTCTTCGTGATGGCGAGGGTGGCCGGGACGGTCCCCCAGGGCAAGCCGTCGATCCACACCGTCGGCTGGCTGCCCACGCTCACCGCCGGCCGGCGGGCGCGCCTGTGGAGTGGCGCGCTCGACACGCTCGTCGCCGTCCATCGGGTCGACTGGCGGTCGGCCCATGCCTTCCTGCTCGAGCCCGACGGTGAAGAGACCGACCTCGCCGGCCACGTCGAGCGGCTGGCGCGCTGGTACCGGTGGGTGACCGGTGGGCGGGCGTTCCCGGTCACCGACGCGGCGCTGGAGCACGTCGTGGCCACCGCCCCGACGGTGTCGGCGGGCGAACCGGTGCTGGTCTGGGGCGATGCCCGCGTCGGGAACATGATCTTCCGCGACGACCTGTCGGTCGCAGCCGCCATCGACTGGGAGCTGGCGACGATCGGGCCCGCCGGCCTCGACCTCGGCCACTGGCTGTTCTTCGACCAGCTCCTCACCGAGGCGAGCGGCGTCGACCGACTGGCGGGGTTCCCCGACCGGGCCACCACCATCGCCCGCTACCGCGAGCGGTCCGGCCGCCCGGTCGACGACGTCGGCTGGTTCGAGACCCTGGCCGCGCTGTTCACGGCGACGACGGTGATCCGCCAGGCCGACATCGGGGTGGGGCAGGGACGGCTGGCGCCGGACACCCGGCTGGGCCACGACAACGCCATCACGCGGGTGCTCGCCCGCGACCTCGGCCTCCCCCTCCCGGAGCTGTCGCGGGACTGGCTGGCCCACCGCCACGCGATCCCGCCGATCCCTCCGAAGAGGGCCGCATGGACCTAG
- a CDS encoding TIGR03857 family LLM class F420-dependent oxidoreductase — protein sequence MVETVTDSSEAEASAPASQLGCYVLPGGTRSPRRAVGQARAAEALGLGTVWIGERYDTKDLPSLAGALSQVTDRARIGAAVTHVGTRHPMALASMGQTLQDLSGGRFLLGFGRSASWRWRAYGLAEPTSRVLADTVDVLRRLWAGDTVSYDGPAGHFPELRLGERPDVPPPPVLLAAVGPRTLAVAGRAFDGVILHPFLTPDAVGRSVAAVHEAARAAGRDPAALRCYATVVVAPDRPAGDVAVAVGARAAGYLQVEGLGDALVGANGWDPAALARYRSQPALAGLGGRSAARTLRRAEMVALGRTLPDRWLPSSSAVGDAAACARRLDEYLDAGADELVLHGSTADDLAGVVAAFEDGRAA from the coding sequence GTGGTCGAGACCGTGACCGACAGCTCGGAGGCGGAGGCGTCGGCGCCCGCGTCACAGCTCGGGTGCTACGTGCTGCCGGGTGGCACCCGCTCGCCTCGCCGGGCGGTCGGCCAGGCCCGGGCCGCCGAGGCCCTGGGGCTGGGCACGGTGTGGATCGGTGAGCGCTACGACACCAAGGACCTGCCGTCGCTCGCCGGCGCCCTCAGCCAGGTCACCGACCGGGCCCGGATCGGGGCCGCGGTCACCCACGTCGGCACCCGGCACCCGATGGCCCTGGCGTCGATGGGTCAGACGCTGCAGGACCTCTCGGGCGGCCGGTTCCTGCTCGGCTTCGGCCGCTCGGCGTCGTGGCGGTGGCGGGCCTACGGGCTGGCCGAGCCGACGTCGCGGGTCCTGGCCGACACGGTCGACGTCCTCCGTCGCCTGTGGGCGGGCGACACGGTGAGCTACGACGGCCCGGCGGGCCACTTCCCGGAGCTGCGCCTCGGCGAGAGGCCCGACGTGCCACCGCCGCCCGTGCTGCTCGCCGCCGTCGGCCCGCGGACGCTGGCCGTCGCCGGACGGGCCTTCGACGGCGTGATCCTGCACCCGTTCCTGACGCCGGACGCGGTCGGCCGATCGGTCGCCGCGGTGCACGAGGCGGCTCGCGCCGCCGGCCGTGACCCGGCGGCCCTGCGCTGCTACGCCACGGTCGTGGTGGCGCCCGACCGCCCGGCCGGCGACGTCGCGGTGGCGGTGGGCGCCCGGGCCGCGGGGTACCTCCAGGTGGAGGGGCTCGGCGACGCGCTCGTGGGTGCCAACGGCTGGGACCCCGCCGCGCTGGCCCGGTATCGCAGCCAGCCGGCTCTGGCCGGCTTGGGCGGCCGTTCGGCCGCCAGGACATTGCGCCGCGCCGAGATGGTGGCGCTGGGCCGCACGCTGCCGGACCGTTGGTTGCCGTCCTCGTCGGCCGTCGGCGACGCCGCCGCGTGCGCCAGGCGGCTCGACGAGTACCTCGACGCGGGCGCCGACGAGCTCGTGCTCCACGGCAGCACGGCCGACGACCTCGCCGGCGTGGTCGCCGCGTTCGAGGACGGGCGGGCGGCGTGA
- a CDS encoding SDR family NAD(P)-dependent oxidoreductase, with protein MSDRLCEGRVCIVTGGGRGIGRQHCLELARQGARVVVVDPGVGIDGGTTSEDPADAVVREIHENGGEAVADQGSVADWTACARMVRDTVDRYGRLDAVVNNAGILRDRMITSMSEDDFDAVISVHLKGTFQMTRHACDHWRSVAKSGGDSRGRIVNTTSGAGLKGNIGQANYAAAKAGIAALTLVTAMEMARYDVTCNAVSPVALTRMSATISADTGPNVSDDGYDPLHPRTTSGLVAYLASGASGWLTGQVLRVEGDTVIRMAGWEQTAHRYTSRSGGYLEADELVTGMRQAYGAFPTGLFSALK; from the coding sequence ATGTCCGATCGACTGTGCGAAGGCCGCGTCTGCATCGTCACCGGCGGTGGCCGCGGCATCGGCCGCCAGCACTGCCTCGAGCTCGCCCGGCAGGGTGCCCGGGTCGTGGTCGTCGATCCCGGGGTGGGCATCGACGGCGGCACGACCTCCGAGGACCCGGCCGATGCCGTCGTGCGCGAGATCCACGAGAACGGTGGTGAGGCCGTGGCCGACCAGGGCTCCGTCGCCGACTGGACCGCGTGCGCCCGGATGGTCCGTGACACCGTCGACCGCTACGGACGGCTCGACGCGGTGGTGAACAACGCCGGGATCCTGCGCGATCGGATGATCACCTCGATGAGCGAGGACGACTTCGACGCGGTGATCTCGGTCCACCTCAAGGGCACCTTCCAGATGACCAGGCACGCCTGCGACCACTGGCGGTCGGTCGCCAAGTCGGGTGGTGACAGCCGGGGACGGATCGTCAACACCACGTCGGGGGCGGGGCTCAAGGGCAACATCGGCCAGGCGAACTACGCGGCCGCCAAGGCGGGGATCGCCGCGCTCACCCTGGTCACCGCCATGGAGATGGCCCGCTACGACGTGACGTGCAACGCCGTGTCGCCCGTCGCCCTGACCCGCATGTCCGCCACGATCTCGGCCGACACCGGGCCCAACGTGTCCGACGACGGCTACGACCCGCTCCACCCTCGGACGACGTCGGGTCTGGTCGCCTACCTCGCATCCGGTGCCTCCGGTTGGCTCACCGGCCAGGTCCTCCGCGTCGAGGGCGACACCGTGATCCGGATGGCGGGCTGGGAGCAGACGGCGCACCGCTACACGTCCCGGTCGGGCGGCTACCTCGAGGCCGACGAGCTGGTCACCGGCATGCGCCAGGCCTACGGCGCCTTCCCGACGGGCCTCTTCTCCGCCCTCAAGTGA
- a CDS encoding SDR family oxidoreductase has protein sequence MSDRLCEGRVCIVTGGGRGLGREYARRLAGHGAQVVVNDLGGARDGSGSDAGQARSVVDEIVAAGGHAVANTDDISTFAGAERIVAQAIDAFGGLDVVVNNAGILRDRMLFSMTEEEWDAVVRVHLKGTFATSRFAAEHWRDRAKAGQANDARIINTTSVAGLYANPGQTNYGSAKAGIATFTQIAAQELVRYGVTVNAVAPGALTRLTEDLDLPDEMVQRFDPRWVAPVVVWLASPRSADVTGQVIESSGLVLAIAEGWRRGPSSEKVPTEAAEVDAAVRELLAEATPRTTMADVS, from the coding sequence ATGTCTGATCGACTGTGTGAGGGACGGGTGTGCATCGTCACCGGCGGTGGTCGAGGGCTCGGGCGGGAGTACGCCCGGCGGCTCGCCGGGCACGGCGCCCAGGTCGTGGTGAACGATCTCGGCGGCGCTCGCGACGGCTCGGGCAGCGACGCGGGCCAGGCGCGCTCCGTCGTGGACGAGATCGTCGCCGCCGGCGGCCACGCGGTCGCCAACACCGACGACATCAGCACCTTCGCCGGTGCCGAGCGGATCGTGGCCCAGGCGATCGACGCCTTCGGCGGCCTCGACGTCGTCGTCAACAACGCCGGGATCCTGCGCGACCGCATGCTCTTCTCGATGACCGAAGAGGAGTGGGACGCGGTGGTCAGGGTGCACCTCAAGGGGACGTTCGCCACATCCCGCTTCGCCGCCGAGCACTGGCGCGACCGGGCCAAGGCGGGCCAGGCCAACGACGCCCGGATCATCAACACGACCTCCGTCGCCGGCCTCTACGCCAACCCCGGGCAGACCAACTACGGATCGGCCAAGGCGGGCATCGCCACGTTCACCCAGATCGCCGCCCAGGAGCTCGTCCGCTACGGGGTCACGGTCAACGCCGTCGCGCCCGGCGCGCTGACCCGCCTGACCGAGGACCTCGACCTTCCCGACGAGATGGTCCAGCGCTTCGATCCGCGCTGGGTGGCACCGGTCGTCGTCTGGCTGGCGTCACCTCGGTCGGCGGACGTCACCGGGCAGGTCATCGAATCGTCGGGCCTGGTGCTGGCGATCGCCGAGGGCTGGCGCCGCGGGCCGTCGAGCGAGAAGGTGCCGACCGAAGCCGCCGAGGTCGACGCCGCCGTGCGCGAGCTGTTGGCCGAGGCCACCCCCCGGACGACGATGGCCGACGTGTCCTGA
- a CDS encoding nitroreductase family protein codes for MTHEPAAMPGRAAPGLDGGSGAGEDLREVMRTARSIRRFTDAPVDDGILRRCLEAATWAPSGGNQQPWRFVVLRSPEARAAIAEGARGALEVTQHVYRLERPAPDDRSSRARSARAVFELHDGAATVPAAVLFAVRHQRGATPLLQGASVYPAMQNFLLAARIERLGTVITGWHVAGEAGLRAAVGVPDEWMLAALVVVGWPRGRHGPVRRKPVEEVAALDRWDQSL; via the coding sequence ATGACGCACGAGCCGGCGGCCATGCCGGGCAGGGCGGCCCCCGGGCTCGACGGAGGCTCCGGCGCGGGCGAGGACCTGCGCGAGGTGATGCGCACGGCGCGCTCGATCCGGCGGTTCACCGACGCGCCGGTCGACGACGGCATCCTGCGGCGGTGCCTCGAGGCGGCGACCTGGGCGCCGTCGGGCGGCAACCAGCAGCCCTGGCGGTTCGTGGTGCTCCGTTCGCCCGAGGCTCGCGCCGCGATCGCCGAGGGCGCCCGCGGCGCGCTCGAGGTCACCCAGCACGTCTACCGCCTGGAACGGCCCGCGCCCGACGACCGCTCATCCCGGGCCCGGTCGGCTCGCGCCGTGTTCGAGCTCCACGACGGTGCCGCCACCGTCCCCGCGGCCGTGCTCTTCGCCGTCCGGCACCAGCGCGGCGCGACGCCGCTCCTGCAGGGTGCGTCGGTCTACCCGGCCATGCAGAACTTCCTGCTGGCCGCCCGCATCGAGCGTCTGGGCACGGTCATCACCGGCTGGCACGTGGCGGGCGAGGCCGGACTGCGCGCGGCGGTGGGCGTGCCCGACGAGTGGATGCTCGCCGCGCTGGTCGTCGTCGGCTGGCCGCGCGGCCGTCACGGCCCCGTGCGGCGCAAGCCGGTCGAGGAGGTCGCCGCGCTCGATCGCTGGGACCAGTCGCTGTGA
- a CDS encoding amidohydrolase family protein, with translation MSLAGETRAEAPVVDYGLYDADEHYYEAEDALTRYLDPEFRHVVRWIEMGGRRTLLVNDRLLTVVPNPTYDPVGVPGSLERYFRAENVEGAPIRDIIAMHPLQPEYRDRDERVALLDRQGVDFTWLLPSLGLGLEEMLLDDPAALYAVFGAYNRWLDDDWGYDRDGRIQTGPMISLVDPVRAEAEVQRALDRGARFVTFRPAPVAVPGSPRSPGDRAHDRVWAMLAEAGVVAAIHAADSGYGKYIRDWGESSRYSGLKSSPLTEVLSVNIERPIFDMIAAMVCHGIFDRHPELRVASLELGAGWVHDLIRRFRSSYGKTPQLFERDPVESFVEHVWIAAFYEDDIVDLRGHIGADRILLGSDFPHPEGLAEPRAWLPDFAGLTADERRKALRENLRELSGR, from the coding sequence ATGTCGCTCGCCGGGGAGACGAGGGCCGAAGCGCCCGTGGTCGACTACGGCCTCTACGACGCCGACGAGCACTACTACGAGGCGGAGGACGCCCTCACCCGCTATCTCGACCCCGAGTTCCGTCATGTCGTGCGCTGGATCGAGATGGGTGGACGGCGCACGCTCCTCGTCAACGACCGTCTCCTGACCGTCGTGCCGAACCCGACCTACGACCCAGTCGGGGTCCCCGGATCGCTCGAGCGGTACTTCCGCGCCGAGAACGTCGAAGGCGCCCCGATCAGGGACATCATCGCCATGCACCCGCTGCAGCCCGAGTACCGCGATCGCGACGAGCGCGTCGCGCTGCTGGACCGGCAGGGGGTGGACTTCACCTGGCTGCTGCCGAGCCTGGGCCTCGGGCTCGAGGAGATGCTGCTCGACGACCCCGCCGCGCTCTACGCCGTGTTCGGCGCCTACAACCGCTGGCTCGACGACGACTGGGGCTACGACCGCGACGGTCGCATCCAGACCGGCCCCATGATCTCGCTCGTCGACCCCGTGCGGGCCGAGGCCGAGGTGCAGCGGGCGCTCGACCGGGGCGCCCGCTTCGTGACCTTCCGGCCGGCGCCGGTGGCCGTCCCCGGCAGCCCCCGGTCGCCCGGTGACCGGGCCCACGACCGGGTCTGGGCCATGCTCGCCGAGGCCGGTGTCGTCGCCGCCATCCACGCGGCCGACTCCGGCTACGGCAAGTACATCCGTGACTGGGGCGAGTCCAGCCGCTACTCGGGCCTCAAGAGCTCGCCCCTCACCGAGGTGCTCTCGGTCAACATCGAGCGACCGATCTTCGACATGATCGCGGCGATGGTGTGCCACGGCATCTTCGACCGGCACCCCGAGCTGCGGGTCGCCAGCCTCGAGCTGGGAGCCGGGTGGGTGCACGACCTGATCCGGCGCTTCCGCTCGAGCTACGGCAAGACGCCACAGCTCTTCGAGCGCGACCCGGTGGAGTCGTTCGTCGAGCATGTGTGGATCGCGGCCTTCTACGAGGACGACATCGTCGACCTACGTGGCCACATCGGCGCCGATCGGATCCTGCTCGGGTCCGACTTCCCCCACCCGGAGGGACTGGCCGAGCCCCGGGCCTGGCTGCCCGACTTCGCCGGCCTCACGGCCGACGAGCGCCGCAAGGCCCTCCGCGAGAACCTGCGCGAGCTCTCCGGGCGATGA
- a CDS encoding acyl-CoA dehydrogenase family protein — MKVDPVLVDTVDRLLAEACTFAVVERAEAEGWCAAAWDPLAQAGFPWISVPEDAGGPGGTLADALAVLRAVGRHAAPVPVAETGVLAGWLAASVGFPVGSGPATVVPDPGALRVAAGRVEGEAVVAWAHRAARILALVPTSSAWLVVAATPDQLDITSRSNLAGEPRDRVRFAVDLADLEHATAPAGVDGRALRCRGALTRVAMAAGALDRLGELTVDYAHARQQFGRPIAAFQAVQHHLVSVAEAAARAAMAADVAGRELARGPADVAVAAAKVVADEAAVEATRAAHQVHGAMGVTREYPLHHMSRRLWAWRHEYGDARSWRRVLGAGLVAGGADELFPTITG, encoded by the coding sequence GTGAAGGTCGACCCGGTCCTCGTCGACACCGTCGACCGCCTGCTCGCCGAGGCCTGCACGTTCGCGGTCGTCGAGCGCGCCGAGGCGGAGGGGTGGTGCGCCGCTGCCTGGGACCCGCTGGCGCAGGCCGGGTTCCCCTGGATCTCGGTGCCGGAGGACGCGGGTGGCCCGGGCGGGACGCTGGCCGACGCGCTGGCCGTGCTGCGGGCCGTCGGTCGCCACGCGGCGCCGGTGCCGGTGGCCGAGACGGGGGTGCTCGCCGGCTGGCTCGCGGCGAGCGTCGGCTTCCCGGTGGGCTCGGGCCCGGCCACCGTCGTGCCCGACCCCGGTGCGCTGCGCGTGGCTGCCGGCCGCGTCGAGGGCGAGGCCGTCGTGGCCTGGGCGCACCGCGCCGCCCGGATCCTGGCGCTCGTCCCCACGTCGTCCGCCTGGCTCGTCGTGGCGGCGACGCCCGACCAGCTCGACATCACGTCGCGGTCGAACCTGGCGGGGGAGCCGCGCGACCGCGTGCGCTTCGCCGTCGACCTGGCCGATCTCGAGCACGCCACGGCACCCGCCGGCGTGGACGGGAGGGCGCTGCGGTGCCGCGGGGCGCTCACCCGGGTCGCGATGGCCGCCGGCGCGCTGGATCGGCTCGGCGAGCTGACCGTCGACTACGCGCACGCTCGCCAGCAGTTCGGTCGCCCGATCGCCGCCTTCCAGGCCGTCCAGCACCATCTGGTCTCGGTCGCCGAGGCGGCGGCGCGGGCCGCGATGGCGGCCGACGTGGCGGGGCGGGAGCTGGCCCGTGGCCCGGCGGACGTCGCGGTCGCCGCGGCCAAGGTGGTCGCCGACGAGGCCGCGGTCGAGGCGACGAGGGCGGCCCACCAGGTGCACGGGGCGATGGGGGTCACGCGCGAGTACCCCCTGCACCACATGTCGCGTCGCCTGTGGGCCTGGCGCCACGAGTACGGCGACGCCCGGTCGTGGCGGCGCGTCCTCGGCGCCGGCCTGGTGGCCGGGGGCGCCGACGAGCTGTTCCCCACGATCACCGGTTGA
- a CDS encoding acyl-CoA dehydrogenase family protein codes for MIQFEPTELTAGERALQAEVRAFLVEELPRGSFAPGLGMNGAKDPAFSARLGERGWLGMALPTRYGGHDRTAVDRFVVTEELLRWGAPIGHHWVADRQSGPVIARYGTEAQKQRFLPGIARGELSFSIGMSEPDSGSDLASLSTRAIRDGDGWVVSGRKVWTTLAHENDWIIVLCRTSPIEDTGDKRLGLSQLIVDLRSPGLQAHPVPFIDGGADFCEVVLDEVFVPGDLVLGEVGDGWAQNTSELAFERGGPDRWLSTYLVVEELLRAHEQGDVPGEVVDLLGGAGAMYWVLHNLSLSIARAVDRGEAPSLQAALVKEVGTRFEQDVLDAVVALVDHEPGLPAESGLERLLVAATLTAPSFTIRGGTNEILRSVVAKGLRSR; via the coding sequence ATGATCCAGTTCGAGCCGACCGAGCTCACCGCAGGCGAGCGGGCGCTGCAGGCCGAGGTCCGGGCCTTCCTGGTCGAGGAGCTGCCGCGGGGGTCGTTCGCCCCCGGCCTCGGCATGAACGGTGCCAAGGACCCCGCCTTCTCGGCCAGGCTCGGCGAGCGGGGTTGGCTCGGCATGGCCCTCCCCACGCGCTACGGCGGCCACGACCGCACCGCGGTCGACCGCTTCGTCGTCACCGAGGAGCTGCTCCGCTGGGGCGCGCCGATCGGGCACCACTGGGTGGCCGACCGTCAGTCGGGCCCCGTCATCGCCCGCTACGGGACCGAGGCGCAGAAGCAGCGCTTCCTGCCCGGCATCGCCCGGGGCGAGCTGTCGTTCTCGATCGGGATGAGCGAGCCCGACAGCGGCAGCGACCTCGCCTCGCTGTCGACCCGGGCGATCCGCGACGGCGACGGCTGGGTCGTGTCCGGGCGCAAGGTCTGGACGACCCTCGCCCACGAGAACGACTGGATCATCGTCCTGTGCCGCACGTCGCCGATCGAGGACACCGGCGACAAGCGCCTGGGCCTGTCGCAGCTCATCGTGGACCTGCGCTCGCCCGGCCTCCAGGCCCACCCCGTCCCCTTCATCGACGGCGGCGCCGACTTCTGCGAGGTCGTGCTGGACGAGGTGTTCGTGCCCGGCGACCTGGTCCTGGGCGAGGTGGGCGACGGCTGGGCGCAGAACACCTCCGAGCTGGCGTTCGAGCGCGGTGGGCCGGATCGGTGGCTGAGCACCTATCTCGTCGTCGAGGAGCTGCTGCGGGCGCACGAGCAGGGTGATGTGCCGGGCGAGGTCGTCGACCTGCTGGGCGGTGCGGGGGCGATGTACTGGGTGCTGCACAACCTGTCGCTGTCGATCGCCCGGGCCGTCGACCGCGGGGAGGCGCCGTCGCTCCAGGCGGCGCTGGTCAAGGAGGTGGGGACGCGGTTCGAGCAGGACGTGCTGGACGCGGTGGTGGCGCTCGTCGACCACGAGCCCGGCCTGCCGGCCGAGTCCGGGCTCGAGCGCCTCCTGGTCGCCGCGACGCTCACCGCGCCCTCGTTCACCATCCGGGGCGGGACGAACGAGATCCTGCGCTCCGTCGTGGCCAAGGGCCTGCGAAGCCGGTGA